From a single Miscanthus floridulus cultivar M001 chromosome 8, ASM1932011v1, whole genome shotgun sequence genomic region:
- the LOC136470881 gene encoding L-lactate dehydrogenase A-like, which translates to MKKATSLSELGFDANGASSGFFRPVSDGMDSTPTSHHRRRLTKVSVIGAGNVGMAIAQTILTRDLADEIALVDALPDKLRGEMLDLQHAAAFLPRTRLVSDIDMSVTRGSDLAIVTAGARQIPGETRLNLLQRNVALFRKIVPALAEHSPDAILLIVSNPVDVLTYVAWKLSGFPVSRVIGSGTNLDSSRFRFLLAEHLDVNAQDVNAYMVGEHGDSSVAVWSTLSVAGMPVLKSLQESHSSFGEEALEGIRRAVVDSAYEVIGLKGYTSWAIGYSVANLVSSLLRDQHRIHPVSVLAAGFHGIPDDHEVFLSLPARLGRAGVLGVADMELTDEETRRLRRSAKTLWENTQLLGL; encoded by the coding sequence ATGAAGAAGGCCACGTCGCTCTCCGAGCTCGGCTTCGACGCCAACGGCGCCTCCTCGGGCTTCTTCCGCCCGGTGTCCGACGGCATGGACTCCACGCCGACGTCGCACCACCGGCGGAGGCTGACCAAGGTGTCGGTCATCGGCGCGGGCAACGTGGGGATGGCCATCGCGCAGACCATCCTGACGCGTGACCTCGCCGACGAGATCGCGCTGGTGGACGCGCTCCCGGACAAGCTCCGCGGGGAGATGCTGGACCTGCAGCACGCGGCGGCGTTCCTGCCGCGCACGCGCCTGGTGTCCGACATCGACATGTCCGTCACCAGGGGCTCCGACCTGGCCATCGTGACCGCGGGCGCGCGGCAGATCCCGGGGGAGACGAGGCTGAACCTCCTCCAGCGGAACGTGGCGCTGTTCCGCAAGATCGTGCCAGCGCTGGCGGAGCACTCACCCGACGCTATCCTGCTGATCGTCTCCAACCCCGTGGACGTGCTCACCTACGTGGCCTGGAAGCTGTCGGGGTTCCCCGTGAGCCGCGTCATCGGGTCGGGAACCAACCTGGACTCCTCCAGGTTCAGGTTCCTCCTCGCCGAGCACCTGGACGTGAACGCGCAGGACGTGAACGCGTACATGGTGGGCGAGCACGGCGACAGCTCGGTGGCGGTGTGGTCGACGCTGAGCGTGGCCGGGATGCCGGTCCTCAAGTCGCTGCAGGAGAGCCACAGCAGCTTCGGCGAGGAGGCGCTGGAGGGCATCCGCCGCGCCGTCGTCGACAGCGCCTACGAGGTCATCGGGCTCAAGGGATACACGTCGTGGGCCATCGGCTACTCGGTGGCCAACCTCGTGTCGTCGCTCCTCCGCGACCAGCACCGCATCCACCCGGTGTCCGTGCTCGCCGCGGGCTTCCACGGCATCCCCGACGACCATGAGGTGTTCCTCAGCCTGCCGGCCAGGCTCGGTCGTGCCGGTGTACTCGGCGTCGCCGACATGGAGCTCACCGACGAGGAGACCAGGAGGCTCCGCCGCTCCGCCAAGACGCTCTGGGAGAACACCCAGCTCCTCGGCCTCTGA